One genomic segment of Candidatus Thermoplasmatota archaeon includes these proteins:
- a CDS encoding CBS domain-containing protein has protein sequence MEDLERLYAKKIEEVMAGRVWDLPILDKDANISHVLSVLASRSHAWVVENRNSMKAVGVITEHDILDLLAPKKLPRYVFGVKHYLSLKYGTASKAEDVMRKSLVKCSPGDTVEEALEKMRFNALRRLPVVKDEKLAGEITIHQLLQFLLGKRK, from the coding sequence GTGGAAGATTTGGAAAGGCTCTATGCAAAAAAAATTGAGGAAGTCATGGCGGGCAGGGTATGGGACCTGCCTATTTTGGATAAGGACGCCAATATATCTCACGTTCTTTCAGTTCTCGCTTCCAGAAGTCATGCGTGGGTTGTCGAGAACAGGAACAGCATGAAAGCCGTGGGTGTGATAACCGAACACGACATTCTCGATCTGCTTGCGCCAAAAAAACTGCCCAGATATGTCTTCGGGGTCAAACATTATTTATCTCTAAAATACGGAACAGCGAGCAAGGCGGAGGACGTAATGCGCAAAAGTCTTGTGAAATGTTCGCCTGGTGATACCGTTGAGGAAGCGTTGGAAAAAATGAGATTTAATGCTTTACGACGCCTTCCTGTTGTGAAGGACGAAAAGTTGGCAGGAGAAATCACGATTCATCAACTTCTTCAATTTCTTTTGGGAAAGAGGAAATAA